In Chryseobacterium lactis, a single genomic region encodes these proteins:
- a CDS encoding phosphatidylserine decarboxylase family protein: MNHVKYRVGKWLPSDRDFLNSWIEKKVNQAKNSNLPLNPAVAELRDAIYNDPILFMSFTSMYDEIPQGYNEPVKNFETMLLVINQVLQEAPCYSTIEDSIGLVGFPINAIVDWAMGTQAGYLTFLHPVVNEKLSKILAEWKTFLETSASQYVLVEGAVHQPQPDYTNPVGWFSPPALEAIAAMDPLRGKGNNPQDALKNFIYNYQCQPDQPYFGFKSWDDFFTREFNPGIREVSPADQDPSVIVNACESAPYNCVTNAKMKDKFWMKGQPYSLLDIMNHHELAQQFGDNSTVYQAFLCAKTYHRWNSPVDGQIVAIQNVPGTYYAEAPIEGYDPSGPNDSQGYITELAARALIFIKSDNEKIGLMCFVAIGMAEVSSCEITVKEGQYVKKGDPIGTFHFGGSTHCLIFRPDVNIDFDFHGQTPCLNTYNIPLKARIGVVK, from the coding sequence ATGAACCACGTAAAGTACAGAGTAGGGAAATGGCTTCCCTCCGACAGAGATTTTTTAAACAGCTGGATAGAGAAAAAAGTGAATCAGGCAAAGAACAGCAACCTCCCACTGAATCCCGCTGTTGCTGAACTTAGAGATGCAATATATAATGATCCCATCTTATTCATGAGCTTTACGAGTATGTATGACGAAATCCCGCAAGGATACAACGAACCGGTGAAAAACTTTGAAACGATGCTGCTTGTTATCAATCAGGTTTTACAGGAAGCTCCTTGCTACAGTACAATCGAAGACAGTATCGGACTGGTTGGTTTTCCCATCAATGCTATAGTAGACTGGGCAATGGGAACTCAGGCAGGGTATTTAACATTTCTGCATCCTGTAGTGAATGAAAAATTAAGCAAAATATTAGCAGAATGGAAGACATTCCTTGAAACTTCGGCTTCACAATATGTGTTGGTAGAAGGTGCTGTACATCAACCTCAGCCGGATTACACCAATCCGGTAGGCTGGTTTTCTCCGCCCGCTTTAGAAGCTATTGCTGCCATGGATCCATTGAGAGGAAAAGGAAATAATCCTCAGGATGCATTAAAGAATTTTATCTATAATTATCAATGCCAGCCGGATCAACCTTACTTCGGTTTCAAGAGTTGGGATGATTTCTTCACCAGAGAATTTAATCCCGGTATTCGTGAGGTCAGCCCGGCAGATCAGGATCCTTCAGTAATTGTCAATGCCTGCGAATCTGCACCTTACAACTGCGTTACCAATGCCAAAATGAAAGATAAATTTTGGATGAAGGGGCAGCCGTATTCTTTACTGGATATCATGAATCATCATGAACTGGCTCAGCAATTTGGAGACAACAGCACAGTGTACCAGGCATTTTTGTGTGCAAAAACTTATCACAGATGGAATAGCCCTGTGGACGGTCAGATCGTGGCCATCCAAAATGTCCCGGGAACATATTATGCTGAAGCACCTATTGAAGGCTATGATCCATCAGGACCTAATGATTCTCAGGGATATATCACCGAATTAGCAGCCCGTGCCCTGATATTCATCAAATCGGATAATGAAAAAATCGGGTTGATGTGCTTTGTGGCCATCGGCATGGCAGAAGTTTCCAGCTGTGAAATTACCGTTAAAGAAGGCCAATATGTGAAAAAAGGAGATCCTATCGGTACTTTCCACTTTGGTGGCTCAACACACTGTCTAATTTTCAGACCTGACGTAAACATTGATTTTGATTTTCATGGTCAAACTCCTTGCCTGAATACCTACAACATTCCTTTAAAAGCAAGAATCGGAGTCGTTAAATAA
- a CDS encoding TetR/AcrR family transcriptional regulator codes for MKEGIKKIDPSTEEKIKNAARIVFYKKGFAATRTRDIAEEAGINLALLNYYFRSKAKLFEIIMIETMSGFFQNLLIVLNNKKTTLDEKVEEVVGRYIDLIIKEPEIPTFIISELRNNPNLLLQRIPLKEVIKTSVFLKQHQEAVEKGIIKASNPLHFLINMLGLTVFPFIAKPMLLGSNELNDKEFENLMLERKKLIPMWIKATMSAG; via the coding sequence ATGAAAGAGGGAATAAAAAAAATAGATCCCAGTACGGAAGAAAAAATCAAAAATGCTGCCCGTATTGTGTTTTATAAAAAGGGATTTGCCGCAACCAGAACAAGAGATATTGCAGAAGAAGCAGGAATCAATCTGGCATTGCTGAATTATTATTTCAGAAGTAAGGCCAAATTGTTTGAAATCATTATGATAGAAACAATGTCAGGATTTTTTCAAAATTTATTGATCGTGCTGAACAACAAAAAGACGACTCTTGATGAGAAAGTAGAGGAAGTTGTGGGAAGATATATTGATCTGATTATCAAAGAGCCTGAAATTCCAACCTTTATCATCAGTGAACTTCGTAATAATCCTAATCTGTTGCTTCAAAGAATCCCTTTAAAAGAAGTCATCAAAACGTCTGTATTTCTCAAACAACATCAGGAAGCTGTAGAAAAGGGAATCATTAAAGCATCTAATCCGTTGCATTTTTTAATCAATATGTTAGGGCTTACCGTATTTCCTTTTATTGCCAAACCTATGTTACTGGGAAGTAATGAATTGAATGATAAAGAATTTGAAAACCTGATGCTGGAACGTAAAAAACTCATCCCGATGTGGATCAAAGCAACTATGTCCGCAGGCTAA
- a CDS encoding TolC family protein: MCRNIQIHLIVLAFLSTAPSITLKAQTSKLTLEECYRLAKENYPMIKKLGIITKTADYTIENANKSYLPQISFAGQATYQSQTISFSDVLGSLPISTSLPSLSKDQYKIQGEVDQILYDGGVIHHQKALTKANAELQTQNIETSLYALRQKINTLFFSILLMDAQLKQNQIKKNSLETQVQKAEAALQYGTAYRSNVDELKAEVVNTEMTDTEYSSNRKAYLTMLAVFIGQNISGSSELESPDQELLSSDINRPELKAFDLQKSIYNVQEQQLKSDLLPKVSAFFQGAYGRPTLNIIENKFGPWFITGLRFSWSLESLYTSSNKKSILELNRKAVDTDRETFLFTTKMDLSQQNEDVKKYNELLKQDETVINLRRSVTKSAEAQLANGVITTHEYIQKLNTEHLAAQTMVLHQIQLLQAKYNQKFISGN, from the coding sequence ATGTGTAGAAATATTCAGATACATTTGATTGTTCTTGCCTTCCTGAGTACAGCTCCTTCCATTACTCTTAAAGCTCAAACTTCAAAGTTGACTTTGGAAGAATGCTACCGGCTTGCCAAAGAAAATTATCCTATGATCAAAAAGCTGGGCATCATTACAAAAACAGCCGATTATACCATTGAAAATGCCAATAAAAGCTATCTTCCGCAAATTTCTTTTGCAGGACAGGCCACCTATCAGTCACAAACCATCAGTTTTTCAGATGTATTGGGTTCTCTTCCCATAAGTACATCTCTTCCGTCATTAAGCAAAGATCAGTACAAAATACAGGGAGAAGTCGACCAGATTTTATATGATGGGGGAGTAATCCATCATCAGAAAGCATTAACTAAAGCCAATGCAGAACTGCAAACTCAAAACATAGAAACCAGTCTGTATGCCCTGAGACAAAAAATCAATACTTTGTTTTTCTCTATTCTTTTAATGGATGCTCAGCTAAAGCAAAATCAAATTAAAAAAAACAGTTTGGAGACACAGGTTCAAAAAGCCGAAGCGGCTTTACAATACGGAACCGCCTACCGAAGTAATGTAGATGAATTAAAAGCAGAAGTAGTCAATACTGAAATGACCGACACGGAATATAGCTCCAATCGTAAGGCTTATCTTACAATGCTTGCCGTTTTTATTGGTCAGAATATTTCCGGTTCTTCAGAACTTGAATCTCCCGATCAGGAACTTTTATCTTCGGACATTAACAGACCTGAACTGAAAGCATTTGACCTTCAAAAATCAATCTACAATGTGCAGGAACAGCAGTTGAAATCAGACCTTCTGCCCAAAGTCAGTGCATTCTTTCAGGGAGCCTATGGACGGCCCACTCTTAACATCATTGAAAATAAATTCGGACCCTGGTTTATTACCGGACTACGGTTCAGCTGGTCACTGGAAAGTTTATACACTTCTTCCAATAAGAAATCAATATTAGAGCTTAACAGAAAAGCTGTAGATACGGATCGGGAAACATTTCTGTTTACTACCAAAATGGATTTGTCTCAACAAAATGAAGACGTTAAAAAATATAATGAGTTATTAAAACAGGATGAAACAGTTATCAACCTTCGCCGGTCTGTTACAAAATCTGCTGAAGCTCAGCTGGCCAACGGCGTGATTACCACTCATGAATATATTCAGAAGCTCAATACCGAACATCTTGCTGCACAGACCATGGTTCTTCATCAGATCCAGTTATTGCAGGCAAAATATAATCAGAAATTCATATCCGGAAATTAA
- a CDS encoding HlyD family secretion protein: MKKATIILSTFILLIACKQKDNFDASGNFEADEVIVSAQQTGELISYSVQEGALLKANATVGQIDVKIAELQKEQAEATISALQQKTSNTSEQDLLVKKQLAVQEAQLDQQLHERIRTANLVKADAATRKQLDDIDAAIVQLKKQIAVTQQQLFVNNSNNSTQNRSILSEKAPLEKTAAQFQEQINKGRIINPIDGTVLVNYALKGEMQVVGKPLYKIANISTLDLRAYITGTQLPQIKLNQHVKVRIDQGEKGYKEYPGTITWISNKSEFSPKTIQTKDERANLVYAIKIKVKNDGYLKIGMYGETIF; encoded by the coding sequence ATGAAAAAAGCCACCATCATATTAAGTACTTTCATCTTATTAATTGCATGTAAACAAAAGGACAACTTTGATGCTTCGGGGAACTTTGAAGCCGATGAAGTCATTGTTTCTGCACAGCAAACCGGTGAATTAATTTCTTATTCTGTTCAGGAAGGAGCCTTGCTCAAAGCAAATGCTACGGTTGGGCAAATTGATGTCAAAATTGCAGAGCTCCAAAAAGAACAGGCAGAAGCCACCATCAGCGCATTGCAGCAAAAGACAAGCAATACCAGCGAACAGGATCTTTTGGTAAAAAAACAACTGGCGGTACAGGAAGCACAACTGGATCAACAGCTCCATGAACGTATCCGGACGGCCAATCTGGTAAAAGCAGATGCTGCAACCCGTAAACAACTCGATGATATAGATGCAGCAATTGTACAGCTGAAAAAACAAATCGCTGTTACACAACAGCAGCTCTTTGTGAATAATTCGAACAACAGCACGCAAAACCGAAGCATCTTAAGTGAGAAAGCACCTTTGGAAAAAACAGCAGCCCAGTTTCAGGAGCAGATCAATAAAGGCCGGATTATCAACCCTATTGATGGAACTGTACTTGTCAATTACGCTTTAAAGGGGGAAATGCAGGTCGTTGGAAAACCCTTATATAAAATAGCAAATATCAGCACTTTGGATCTTAGGGCTTATATTACCGGAACACAACTCCCTCAAATAAAATTAAACCAGCATGTAAAGGTAAGAATCGATCAAGGTGAAAAAGGATATAAGGAATATCCGGGAACCATAACCTGGATTTCAAACAAATCTGAATTCTCTCCCAAAACTATTCAAACCAAAGATGAAAGAGCCAATCTGGTCTATGCCATCAAAATAAAAGTAAAGAATGATGGTTATCTGAAAATAGGGATGTACGGGGAAACCATCTTTTAA
- a CDS encoding ABC transporter ATP-binding protein, protein MFSVVAKNIIKTYNGVKAVDDVSFEVKKGELFGLIGPDGAGKTSLFRVLTTLLLADSGTASVEGHDVVKDYQIIRNKVGYMPGKFSLYQDLTVAENLNFFAAIFETSIEENYDLIKDIYEQIKPFSNRRAGKLSGGMKQKLALCCALIHKPEVLFLDEPTTGVDVVSRKEFWDMLGKLKDQNISIVVSTPYMDEAKLCDRIALIQNGKIMSVDEPETIVKSFPKTLFGAKSKNIYKLLENLRTDPAIESCYAFGEYLHLTLSDRQGNEQTVRDIASQYQPEELEIKKITPTIEDSFIRLMHEQKGITENTHGE, encoded by the coding sequence ATGTTTTCTGTTGTTGCAAAAAATATAATCAAAACCTACAATGGTGTGAAAGCTGTTGATGATGTTTCTTTTGAAGTAAAGAAAGGAGAACTCTTTGGACTTATCGGACCGGATGGTGCCGGAAAAACTTCTCTATTCCGGGTTCTAACTACACTTTTATTAGCTGATAGCGGAACAGCAAGTGTGGAAGGACACGATGTTGTAAAAGACTATCAGATCATAAGAAATAAAGTAGGATATATGCCTGGGAAATTCTCGTTATATCAGGATCTTACCGTAGCTGAAAATTTGAATTTCTTTGCAGCCATTTTTGAAACTTCCATCGAAGAGAATTATGATCTGATAAAAGATATTTATGAACAGATTAAACCGTTCAGCAACCGGAGGGCAGGTAAGCTCTCCGGCGGAATGAAACAGAAACTGGCTTTATGCTGCGCCCTGATTCACAAACCTGAGGTATTATTTCTCGACGAACCTACCACTGGAGTCGATGTCGTTTCCCGAAAGGAATTCTGGGATATGCTTGGGAAACTCAAAGATCAAAACATCTCCATTGTGGTATCAACACCTTATATGGATGAGGCTAAACTCTGTGACCGCATTGCCTTGATTCAGAATGGGAAAATAATGTCTGTAGATGAACCTGAAACTATTGTAAAAAGTTTTCCTAAAACTCTTTTTGGAGCTAAAAGTAAAAACATTTACAAATTGTTGGAAAATCTGCGTACAGATCCGGCTATTGAAAGCTGTTATGCATTCGGAGAATATCTTCACCTTACTCTGTCAGACAGGCAAGGAAATGAACAAACAGTCAGAGATATTGCGTCTCAATATCAACCTGAAGAATTGGAAATAAAGAAAATTACACCAACCATTGAAGATAGCTTCATTCGGCTGATGCATGAACAAAAAGGTATAACAGAAAATACTCATGGAGAATAA
- a CDS encoding ABC transporter ATP-binding protein — protein sequence MENKAIICKDLTKQFGDFKAVDAISFEVDQGEIFGFLGANGAGKTTAMRILCGLSYPTSGTASVAGFNVYKQQEQIKKNIGYMSQKFSLYDNLTILENIEFYGGVYGVSRSDIKIRSAELVSTLGLENEAKKLVGALPLGWKQKLAFSVAIFHRPKIVFLDEPTGGVDPITRRQFWDMIYKAAADGITVFVTTHYMDEAEYCSRISVMVDGRVEAIDTPSNLKKQFNVYSMDEVFYELARGAKRSGD from the coding sequence ATGGAGAATAAAGCCATTATTTGTAAAGACCTTACCAAGCAGTTTGGTGACTTTAAAGCTGTTGATGCCATTTCTTTTGAGGTCGATCAGGGAGAAATTTTTGGTTTTCTGGGGGCCAACGGAGCCGGTAAAACAACCGCAATGCGAATTCTTTGCGGATTATCTTATCCAACCTCAGGAACAGCCTCTGTAGCCGGTTTCAATGTGTATAAGCAGCAGGAACAAATCAAAAAAAATATTGGCTATATGAGCCAGAAATTCTCATTATACGACAACCTTACTATCCTCGAAAATATTGAATTTTATGGCGGCGTATATGGTGTTTCCCGCTCTGACATAAAAATAAGAAGTGCTGAGCTGGTTTCCACATTAGGTCTTGAAAATGAAGCGAAAAAACTTGTTGGTGCTTTACCACTCGGATGGAAACAAAAGCTGGCTTTCTCTGTTGCTATTTTTCACAGGCCCAAAATTGTATTTCTTGATGAACCCACAGGAGGGGTGGATCCTATTACAAGACGCCAGTTCTGGGATATGATTTACAAAGCAGCAGCAGACGGAATTACCGTTTTTGTTACCACTCATTATATGGATGAAGCAGAATACTGCAGCCGGATTTCAGTGATGGTTGACGGCAGGGTAGAAGCCATAGATACACCTTCAAACCTGAAAAAGCAATTCAATGTATATTCTATGGATGAAGTATTTTACGAGCTGGCAAGGGGAGCAAAAAGATCAGGAGATTAA
- a CDS encoding ABC transporter permease, translating into MKQLLVFIRKEFYHVFRDRRTLLILFGLPVVQIILFGYALSSEVKNIGIAVLDNAHDVQSEQIISKIKSSPYFEMQKPVLNYPDIEKKFREGSIKCAVVFPVNFGSDLYNSKGASIQIIADASDPNTATILTNYLNAMISDYQQQLNPALKPSYQIIPEVRQLFNEEQNGSLNFIPGVIALIFMIVSTALTSVAVVREKEMGTMEILLVSPFKPVMVLIAKAIPYLVLSLVNFIIILLLSVYLLNVEIRGSLILLFAESILFIITCLSLGLLISNLTNSQQTAMLISMMGMMLPTLLLTGFMFPIENMPWIFQVISRILPSRYYYDIVKSVMLKGLGFSYVWKETLVLLAMSAGLLTLALKKFKIRLS; encoded by the coding sequence ATGAAACAATTATTAGTATTCATCAGAAAAGAATTCTATCATGTATTCAGGGATCGCAGAACATTGTTGATCCTCTTTGGTCTTCCCGTTGTACAGATCATTCTTTTTGGCTACGCATTGAGTAGTGAGGTTAAAAATATTGGTATTGCCGTACTGGATAATGCTCATGATGTACAATCAGAACAGATTATTTCTAAAATTAAATCCAGCCCCTATTTTGAAATGCAGAAACCAGTATTAAACTATCCTGATATCGAGAAAAAATTCAGAGAAGGAAGTATAAAATGTGCTGTCGTATTTCCCGTTAACTTCGGTTCAGATCTTTACAATAGCAAAGGAGCCAGCATTCAAATCATAGCAGATGCTTCAGACCCGAACACAGCAACCATTCTTACCAATTACCTGAATGCTATGATTTCGGATTATCAGCAGCAGCTTAATCCTGCATTAAAACCTTCGTATCAGATCATCCCTGAAGTCCGGCAGCTTTTTAATGAAGAGCAGAACGGCTCCCTGAACTTTATTCCGGGGGTTATTGCCTTAATATTCATGATTGTCAGTACTGCTTTAACATCCGTTGCCGTTGTTCGGGAAAAGGAAATGGGAACCATGGAAATACTGTTGGTTTCACCTTTTAAACCCGTTATGGTTTTAATTGCAAAAGCAATTCCTTATCTGGTTCTTTCTTTGGTTAATTTTATTATTATTCTGTTGCTTTCAGTTTATCTTCTCAACGTAGAAATACGTGGCAGCCTTATTTTATTGTTTGCAGAAAGCATTTTGTTTATCATTACCTGCCTTTCCTTAGGATTGCTGATTTCCAATCTTACCAATTCACAACAAACGGCTATGCTGATTTCCATGATGGGGATGATGCTGCCTACTTTGCTGTTAACAGGTTTTATGTTTCCTATCGAAAATATGCCCTGGATTTTTCAGGTAATTTCAAGAATTCTTCCGTCAAGGTATTATTACGACATTGTAAAATCGGTCATGTTGAAAGGCCTTGGTTTCAGCTATGTGTGGAAAGAAACCCTTGTCTTATTAGCTATGTCTGCGGGCTTACTGACTCTTGCTTTAAAGAAATTTAAAATCCGCTTGTCATGA
- a CDS encoding ABC transporter permease codes for MKTMRFILKKEFRQIFRDKIILAMMFVMPTVQLIIMPLAANFEVKNINIVYIDHDHSSYSQKLIYKIISSGYFKLAGGPNSYKEGLKMIEEGTADVVLEISPGFERNLVREGSQKINLSVDAINGTKSSVGGSYLLSVLADFNTNLDVNIKSPNGTVTVRPAKINIENSNWYNPRAEYKYYMVPGILVLLLTLIGGFITALNIVKEKEIGTIEQINVTPIKKWQFILGKLIPFWIVGMTVFTIGLIVMYVIYGIFPEGSLLTLYTFAAVYLIALLGLGLLISTFADTQLQAMFIAFFFMMIFMLMSGFFTNTESMPDWAIIMSNFTPVTHFIKVVRLIVLKGSRFSEVKNEFFYLIGFAVVLNGLAIFNYRKTS; via the coding sequence ATGAAAACAATGAGATTTATATTAAAGAAAGAGTTTCGTCAGATTTTCAGGGATAAAATTATTCTGGCGATGATGTTTGTGATGCCTACGGTTCAGCTGATCATTATGCCACTGGCCGCAAATTTTGAAGTGAAAAATATCAATATTGTCTATATTGACCATGACCACAGTAGCTACTCTCAAAAGCTTATTTATAAAATTATCTCTTCAGGGTATTTTAAACTCGCAGGAGGTCCAAATTCATATAAAGAAGGGTTAAAAATGATTGAAGAAGGCACGGCTGATGTTGTATTAGAAATTTCACCGGGTTTTGAGCGTAATCTCGTACGTGAAGGAAGCCAGAAAATCAATCTCTCTGTAGATGCAATCAACGGGACAAAATCTTCGGTTGGAGGCAGTTATCTTCTTTCAGTTCTTGCTGATTTTAATACAAACCTGGATGTTAACATTAAATCTCCCAACGGTACTGTAACTGTTCGTCCGGCAAAAATCAATATTGAAAATTCCAATTGGTACAACCCGAGAGCAGAGTACAAATACTATATGGTACCCGGAATTCTCGTATTGCTGCTTACTCTGATCGGAGGCTTCATCACCGCTCTCAATATCGTAAAGGAAAAAGAAATCGGAACCATTGAACAGATCAATGTAACACCTATCAAAAAATGGCAGTTTATTCTCGGAAAACTTATTCCTTTCTGGATTGTAGGAATGACTGTTTTCACCATTGGATTAATTGTCATGTATGTAATTTATGGCATTTTTCCGGAAGGAAGCTTGCTTACGCTATACACATTTGCTGCCGTTTACCTGATCGCTTTACTGGGATTGGGTCTATTGATTTCTACCTTTGCTGATACACAATTACAAGCCATGTTCATTGCATTTTTCTTTATGATGATTTTCATGCTTATGAGTGGCTTTTTCACCAATACCGAAAGTATGCCCGACTGGGCAATAATAATGTCAAACTTCACTCCGGTAACACATTTTATTAAAGTCGTAAGATTAATTGTATTGAAAGGAAGCCGTTTTTCCGAAGTAAAAAATGAATTCTTTTATCTGATCGGATTCGCAGTTGTGTTGAATGGTCTCGCGATTTTCAACTATAGAAAAACAAGTTAA
- a CDS encoding transporter suffix domain-containing protein yields MSKEKYNLKSKLEYTFLGIGTLCLVGVPILSFMDFPDKAATVLVILIIGEALFLITITLSGKDYMEKIKESLSEFFFFKRKKR; encoded by the coding sequence ATGTCGAAGGAAAAGTATAATTTAAAAAGTAAGCTGGAATACACTTTTCTGGGAATCGGAACATTATGTTTAGTAGGAGTTCCGATTCTTTCTTTTATGGATTTTCCGGATAAGGCGGCCACGGTTTTAGTGATATTGATTATTGGTGAAGCTTTATTCCTCATCACCATTACTTTATCGGGAAAAGATTATATGGAAAAAATAAAAGAATCGCTGTCTGAATTCTTCTTTTTTAAAAGGAAAAAAAGATAA